The Pelmatolapia mariae isolate MD_Pm_ZW linkage group LG2, Pm_UMD_F_2, whole genome shotgun sequence sequence TCGCTGAAAAAATCGCCATCCACCGCCGCACACCGGGTGTCTCGTCCTCACACCTGCGCCGTCTAACACCGGGTCAGCCCGAGGCAGCGGCAGGAAAAAACAGTGCAAAACTCCGTATTGTCGCGGACTGCAGCGTCGGTCCAGTCGTCCTCGTCACCACTTTTTGTTATATCTTCACGGCGTGTTACTAGTATAACAATGATTCTCAGACCACAACGTAACTTTAAGTATTATTTATTGCGCCATAACTTCCAGCACACGGCTAGTCCGAACAACAACTAAAACGCGTTTCCCATCATGCACCTGGTACAAAACTGCTACGGGTCCTGTTATAACCCAAAATACACAACAGGTGGAAATGGTAATGTGCTAACAAATGAAGAGGGAGGGAGTACTTTGAAGGGAAGACGTGGGTGGAGAGCAAATTCAGGGGTGATTTGTCACACAAGGATAGCAGCAAGTGCGAAAGGCAAGCTTTAGAAGACGGTAGTGAGAGCTGCTCTGATGTGTGGCACAGATGGAGTCTGCAGAGTTGAAGATGATAAGCTTTTGCTTGGGAGTGTCCAGGATGGAACAGATGACCATGTGCGAGGGACAGCTGGGGTTGAGCCGTTTGCAGACGACGTTAGGCCAGCAAGGCTGAGGTgatttgcacatgtgcagaggagggatataAGATATACTGGGAAAAGGGTGTTAAATACGGAGCTGCTGGGCAGGAGAATAAGAGAAAGACCAAAGACAACGTTCATAGACGTAGCCAAgtaggacatgcagagggttggtgtgacagaggagaatgctaggggcagggtgagatggaggcagacgATCCACTCTGGCAACCCCCAAGAAGAACAGGCTCAAAGAAGAAGCCAGCATCACTCCAGGCTTCTACCAAAGTGTTACGCAGCCCCTCGTCGGGGATCTGGAGTCAATCTCCCTGCGTCCATACACCAGCGATCAGCCCACACGTTATCCCCCGTAAATTCCCAATGCTACTGGCAAAGGGAGGCGTCTGGTAGATGAGGTGGCCGAGAGGTTAAGGCGATGGACTGCTAATCCATTGTGCTTTGCACgcgtgggttcgaatcccatCCTCGTCGAGAGCTCTTTCTGCTTATGTTGATGCATCTTGTCAGTGTAAGATTGGCTGCCAAAGCAGGCATGATGCAATGCTCTTCTTTGGCTCAGTATTCACTTTAGTTCACCATGTGgtcttgttgcacaggtggtgTTAAAGAGAATGGTCTGCTAATACAATAGCAGAAAGACATTGTGCTTAGAGAATAGCAACATTCCTAATGGCCCACTTGCCCTACGCTGAAaaccaaaaatgcaaaaaaatcagattggttgttttggtctccaatcagctcaaaatgacgaaatgcaatatcccagaattaaaggagtttgcaaagaaaagcgtctggacttctttaagttgcttgaagacgtttctcctctcatccgagaagcttcttcagttctaaagtcaaatggccgagagtcccagatttaaaccaagtgggagtgtccccccaaagagggacaaaggaccccctggtgatcctctaatcacatgagccaaggtgtgaaagcgggtgtgggacctaatcagccagggtttcgggtgagctcattgtgaaacctggccccaccctatcatgtgaattcctgaggtcagatggcccagaatgtgagtgggcgttaaggcgtctgggaagggatctcaaaactggattatagatggcagacaattgatgtcgtaaaccaccgcctctgttcaaagatggtcgctcacagtggacatagatggcctctttcactcctctttcaaaccatctgtcctctctgtccaaaatgtgaacattggcatcctcgaaagagtgacctttatccttaagatgcagatggactgctgagtcttgtcctgtggaggtggctcttctatgttgtgccatgcgcttgtgaagtggctgtttggtctctccaatgtagaggtctgggcattcctcgctgcactgtacagcatacaccacgttgttaagtctgtgttttggagttttgtctttcgggtgaaccagtttctgtctgagtgtgttgctgggtctgaagtacactgggatgtcgtgcttggagaaaactctcctgagtttctctgatacaccggctacataggggatgacaacgttgttgcgtctgtctttcttatcctccctcgctggtgtctgatcttcttttctgtgccccttagctgactttataaacgcccagttaggataaccacatgttttgagtgcttcctttacatgtgtgtgttccaatatcccttataaatgtagaccttaaaataatctgcaaagctctctcgaagagactagagaaaataacccccctcttaattcatcctgaccaaactggtttcataaaaggtaggcactcatcaacaaatacacgtagattacttaatttgatagactactcatacagtaaaaaccttgaaactacaatattttctttagatgcagaaaaagcgtttgacagagttaactggaaatttctatttgcaactttacacaaatttggttttggatcttctttcatcagctggttaaaaatattatataattccccaacagcttgtgtcagaacaaatgaccagacatcctccagcttctgtctcctgaggggcaccaggcagggatgcccactctccccttcactgtttgcaatttttattgaaccactagcagcagcaattagacagaattcagtaattaagggcataaaatgcaagaacgtggaacataaaatcagcctttatgcggatgatgtgctactctttctccaaaattcacaaaccaatatctctggggtgattgaattgataaactcttttgcaagaatatcagattactcaattaactggtcaaaatctacagtccttccgattaattgctccttccataattcctcttctactccactgcaatcgggaaatataaaatatttaggtattaatgtttctcccaagcttgcagatctaactaaattaaactatatcccacttttaaagaaagtagaaggcgatctggctaggtggaaatgtctacccatatcactcatgggaaaggttgccgctataaaaatgatggtcttaccaaaaataaattatttattctcaatgatcccaactaaaccgccacaagattggttcagatctctagattcatatatgtccaaattcctttggaaaaataagcccccacgtataagcttaaaaacactacaaaagaccaaggataaaggaggattagaactacctaactttcagcactacttcttagccaacaggctccaatttatctcaggatggctaaaacataccctcttagatgaaccttggctagatgtagaacaagcactttgcaataatctagagatttcagatctaccatttatcagctcaaacattcaacgacatgaatgcttcaaaagcgtcaacattagctcctctctgacagcatggtgggagtttctgaagttgacagagtctccattaatcccatgcaaacgtacacctatctggaacaaccctgacatattacaaaacaataatatgataaacttttcagattggagtggtaaaggaatcaaatatttagaacatatactagaaggaacagaatttatttcatttgacagactagttacacaatatgggatcaacaagaaaagatttttagaatatcaacaaattaaatccatagtaaaaaagagatttaaaccaggtcaagttgaactacaaacaccaccaagtgtggttcaatttcttactcttaaaaccccccaaattactatccaaaatatacagaatgctttctaaaatagatgaatcaatatcacttccaattgcaaaatgggaagcggatttatcagttaacttagaccaaaacttctggtctcagatttgcttaaaaacctttcatctaattagaaatcccagtcttcaattaattcaatacaaaatactacatagagtgcactatacaggtcatcggatgttcaagatgggctttacgtctaccaacaactgctcacactgccaaaccaattcaccggacaattatatccacgctctttggttctgtccaccagttcagaagttttggcgtgagatatgtgaagacttatcgaagtgtctgaaatgtaacattccaacttcccctttagtgtgtttgttgggcagcttagataatgtcacttcagaaaagaatatagcccacatggttttcactgccctatgcatagccaagaaaacagtcctcatgaactggaaaaataaaaataatcttaattctaaccagtatagaaattatctattagattacattagtcttgatacagcctctgccaccacatcagatcaattgctctgggctcctttgatcagctccatcacctagtgggggtggggggtcatagtttggtcccaccttcactgttgtgattggtgtgggggtagggacaggcttagggcgtcggggggttccccaggagcatcttccttggggggctcaacccggggtagcggtcatggccaattaagggctctgttggctcttaggtgacggtttcctcgtggctgcgtgcagcggggctaggggagggtctgtgctgacggacgtgggttactgacctggtagcctggctgcccctgggtgggtccgggacaggcgtgaggttctgggggcgctccgtctctgggctggggccctggccgggcctcgggggctcgggtcctggttggtgtgttgctggggttgtgggcgggtgggtatatgggggcccagtcctggcgcagggcgccgccggtgcatcgagccacctggggactcttcaactggtgggggaggttgtcacatcttgcaggagctttcctctcttcaggaactctctctgcaggagggggagatataggagaggtggaggaagacctcagcctgggcgtctattgtcttgtgtagtctggaagatgagtggatgatggggtgggtgcagttttctctgtagtggggtcgggtgggctgtcccgggctctgtggggccgggcggcgctgctgcactgggccctggtccggatgggcctgggccccctttccctggcgggttgcagagcatgggggtgcctactggggtcagcgggggagctggccccagggaggggtcacttgcccctccctttcttccctccccatctccagctgcctccctcttcccgctccaccacaatcacccacacatgcagggccttggggtaggggtgtgtcaccagggtgcagaggaggcatcccccccctctgtccccttctggctgcgtctgcctcaattttatctcacaacttagacattcacattactcacactctcataacacatacatataggatcttgggggtgggctcacaacacggactccaaattaccatcagggtgtacaccgcacccctggcgtcgttgcccacctctcaattttaaatacacgtagacattgagggctatcaggaggggctatgcgcttacctgctgctctctggcaggtagctccatgccctcctgggttttaaatgcaccttagaacacatatacatcaacactacatatgagcgggtagagggaggtttggagtcttctcacacccccggtctctgcggcctgctggagcgggggggctaggaggaggagttggccgtccgattggggtctggtgtgtggggcctccctgctgctgcggagtcggggcagtctgcttctccccactgcagggaaaagggtaacaccacctgggtctgggtgcagtttccccatccaggggcaagggtacctagacccggttcttagagtacgcttggggagtgtgattgtgtgtacagcgtctctttatgtctgtctccacgttggttgagtgtggagtaattgcctatgagagcatgagggtgggaatggatgtttgtatttgagtgtgcctgtatgtctgtgtctatatgtcaggttgggtatcagacgccacctctctggggacatctcaggccctccaaggtttggaggcctatctccccccaccacttcccctgccggtggcagacgccctcagacatcgatgcgttggtggttctttgtgtccgggggtgggcgtccgggtacacaccggctcactccttggtggctgcttatccgggcctggaacctggggctcgctcgggccacttcgggggtggggtgccctcagcctctcggcccggggctcggtcactcaggcacagctggctgccggcagagctcacgggcacgtcactgcaaccccccctggcttctgctccgcggctgctgagtgacccctcatctgggactctcctcagctctttctgggacagtggcgcggctgcccctctgttggtcttccttggtctcttgtgttctgggggcctctggatgtctggagttttgatctcctccatacctgcttcatgccctggaggatgggactgtggccccccacaccctctagcagatcattacatgaaggaaccttttaaatacaagcgcgctcatgctcacaggtgtacacacaggtgatcacacacacaaactacaccctttttggctcctacctcaaagcacactgtgcgctgtcgatcttacgtgctgcacaataatgtttaatattaagtatttagtgttatattcccatatatcattgtgatgttgtttattctattactctcgttttcttctgcttgttttcttttttctttctcaacaggtgatccaggtgatcgatatatgtattttttgtctgcttattttgttggtttttgttttttgccctttatccccgtccctcttctctgctgtttttttttgttttgttttgttttgttttgttttttcccccctctttctttctcccttttcttttcccctgtcccgtatctagcaagtaaaaaaaaaaaaataaaataaaataaacaataaaaggtaaatcaaatggaccattacggcaaggctgggatggtccatttggtaaagtaaatccgttgggcatctttcttcgcctttagacaacaattctgatggcaaaagaaccaaacgggacaggtttaaaaaaaaaaaacaaaaaaacatgtgtgagttccttctttttcccttcaggcttagagggaacatgttctgcccggtggtgtagggtcctgattactccaagtttgtgttccagagggtgatgggagtcaaagaggaggtactggtccgtgtgtgtgggcttccagtaaacttcaatgttgaggttgccgttttcttcaatgtgcacagcgcagtccaggaagggcaaacagttatcctttgtgtcttccctggtgaacttgatgtttttatccacggcgttaatgtgcgtagtgaaggattccacttcttgtgtcttgattttgacccaggtgtcgtctacatatctgtaccagtggctgggtgttctccctttaaaagagccaagagccttcctttccacttcctccatgtaaaggttggctacaataggtgacacgggggagcccctggcacagccatgtttttgtctgtaggaACCCtcattgtatttgaaatatgtagtggtgaggcagaggtctaacagtgtgcactctttcgaggatgccaatgttcacattttggacagagaggacagatggtttgaaagaggagtgaaagaggccatctatgtccactgtgagcgaccatctttgaacagaggcggtggtttatgacaccaactgtctgccatctataatccagttttgagttccctccccagacgccttaacacccactcacatcctgggccatctgacctcaggaattcacatgacaaggtggggccaggtttcacaatgagctcacccgaaaccctggctgattaggtcccacacccactttcacaccttggctcatgtgattagaggatcaccagggggtcctttgtccctctttggggggaaactcccactgggtttaaatctgggactctcggccatttgaccttagaactgaagaagcttctcggatgagaggtgaaacgtcttcaagcaacttaaagaagtccagacgcttttctttgcaactcctttgactacgatgacctggatgactgaggaccttcacagacaaatatcccagaatgcattttgtccaaaactcaaacgaggcagtggcggagtaACACAAAGTGGTGGAGTTtcaaatattactctttctgggtcacaaaataagcttttaagatattttcatgcgagaatggtgctgtgtcaatcagatttttttgaatccaagtctgtgattggctggttttgtggcacaaatataacggtgtacagaaagagttgaacgcgACGgtcagaaatgttgagagcgcaagcaacagcTTACTAAAGttatgttgaaaccaagcacaccattgtttttcttgtgacattaccaataagtttgatgtgtcacatggccctcttcctattgaaaaaacaaaagttgtatccaagatggccgacttctaaatggccaccatggtcaccacccatcttgaggagtttgccccctcacatatactaatgtgccacaaacaggactttaatatcaccaaccattcccatgttattacggtgtatccatataaatggcccaccctgtagaatgggaggcagagccttcagtttttaggcccctcttctgtggaaccagcttccagtttggattcgggagacagacactatctctacttttaagattaggcttcaaactttcctttttgctaaagcatatagttagggctggaccaggtgaccctgaatcctcccttagttatgctgcaatagacgtaggctgccgggggattcccatgatgcactgagtttttcctttccagtcacctttctcactcattatgtgttaacagacctctctgcattgaatcatatctgttattaatctctgtctctcttccacagcatgtctttatcctgtcttccttctctcaccccaaccaatcacagcagatggccccgcccctccctgagcctggttctgctggaggtttcttcctgttaaaagggagtttttccttcccactgtcgccaaagtgcttgctcatagggggtcatatgattgttggctttttctctgtatgtattattgtacgatctactgtacaatataaagcgccttgaggcgacttttgttgtgatttggcgctatatgaattaaattgaattgaattgaaaggcACTGCATgaatatatctttttttttttttataatttcacatttctgtCAGTGTTGCTTTTTCACCCTGTGAGCCACAACATGTTTTACTTTCAGCTTCCTCCCTTTATAAAGCAGAATTATCTGtcagtgttttacttttgttaTGGCATACTTACATTCCCCCACATTTGAAccctccttcactacatttTCACCGTCAGATTAAAAAGTTCACATGCTGACATGATGACCTCACACAGATATTTCCTGATCAGTAGCATCCATTCAAAATCCTCAAATTTGACTCAGTAAAGCTGTCGCCTTGTTGGACAGTATGTTAGTACAGCAACCTCACAGCAGACGTGTTATTAgtaacagcacaaacacggtcCAGTTCAGGTGAAGCTGAGCAGACAGCtaccacctgtcagtcaaagaggccacgcccccaataatgcaaactttaagccttaataCAGTTTAACCAGTTTATCTACAGACCAAAGAGTTTGTTCAtttctgctgcctctgctggacgttagaggaactgcaggttttatGCTTATAAtgaacataaacataaatactCATGTACAAGTGTCATGTGACACATGCAGGAGTCATATCTCAGCTGGTAAAAATAGCTTGTTGAGTCACACACACGATCAGATCACAgctgtgttcgtgtgtgtgtgtgtgtgtcagtaaaCAAGCTGGTCACCGAGCGGACGGCCGGTCTGGAGCAGGACTCTCAGGTAAGAGCACGTTAGTTTCTCAGCCCGGCTGCTCTGCGTTTACAGACGGTACGATCcacacaggaacaggaagtgtctTCACTCAGAGCAGCAGCTCTGAGGTGGTGAACATGTGGAGGAGAGCCCTTTGTCTCCCAGACTGAACCATTCCTGTCTCCCTTTGTTTAAAGGTTTCAGGTGGTTCAGTCCAAACTGAGCGTTTAAACTTAAAAAAGGTAAATTCCCTCAAAAACggttcaggtttttttttttttttacatctttcGGACTTGTTAATGTCTTTCTAGAATTTTTCCTCCTGTGTCGTCGGGATGGCGTCATTTCATAAACATCAgcagttttatatttaaagatcAGACTGGTTTACAACTTTATTGCAGCTTTCATGGTTGAATGACAGCTGATCATTTTTAACAAAGAAGAAACAGACGTGACCTTTGAGCTCCAGACAAAGAGCTCAGTGTGGATGTACTCGGGGTAGTTTTACTTCAGAGTCTATATTTAAACTGCCGGGTCCTGTTTGAGAGTTTCTGTAAATGCTCTTCACTTTCCCGCGATGTTCAGCTTCCtttttcagagatgctctttaaaCTTTCAGATGTTGATATCAGCGTAGAGATCAGCTGAAGGaagaggcaaagaaaaaaatgtggctCATTAGTCAGCTTTAggtttttacagaaaatgtttcagGGTAAATCAGTTTAAACTTGAAGCCGGATGTGTTCAGATAATGACCCcggtctcttcctcctcctcagcagcagagatggGTCCAGAGAGGAAGCTGGACGTCCCGGTCTACGATCTCTCTCTGATCAGAGGGATGTGGGAGGTCCGAGTGAAGAAGCACAGAGAGAGGcagaagaaggagaaggagaggatCGAGCAGAGCGCCCTCGCCAGGTAAGACGCAgaaagtcacagctgatgaagaACATTTGGCCCGCATTTGTAGTTTTAAGTTTGCCTGCCCACCTTAAACCAGCCAGGTGTCAGGTGTGCTGTTTGTTCTGGGCCACGACCGGCTCACAAACAGCTGCAATAAATGAGCCAGAACTCTCCGATCAGTCATTCATTAATGTTCATGACGGGCTCTTTACTGAGAGTCTGTGTCAGGACCCAGTCTGCAGGTTTGTGAAGTGCAGTTTGGTTTTTCACCATCTCCAGAGCTCCGCCAGCAGAGTTCGACTTCCTCAGACTTTGATCTTCTAACGCTACGGTAACATATCGAGCAGCAAGCATCTCCAGCGGTGCCGTTCTGGTGGAGGGCCCGCATTTGTTCAAGCTGACATCAGCACCTTTGAGTCCCATAAGTGTTTTTATCCAAATATTCCAGGATTTCCAGGTGATGATGTCATGGTAGCGTTGGATTTTGTAGCCTGTTGTGAATCAAACTCTGCTCAACCGAACCACAGCACAGATGCCACGCAGTACCACTGCAGCttcataaaatataatattattttaatcCACTGATTCGTGCTCTGGACATGGGTGTTAATCCAAGTTTTAAAGGTGACAGAATCTGAATGAAGTTATTTTACCCCTCACAGGTACATTAGTTTCATTTGTGGTTGGGTTTCAGCTCTGATAGCAGATCGTCAGGTTTAGTGTCGTGTGTGACAGCTCATGTTCATGTACATGAACAAACAGGCGGCGGTGTCATAGCAGAACCTTGCAAAGTTCTGACTTTAGTGAAAGGAGCTGCAGTGAGCGGCTCATGTGAAGCTGTCCAGATAAGAGGAACGAGCTCAGGTTCCTCAGGCTCGTCGACATGGCAACACGTACCAGCAAGGTTTAGCTGCAGGCACGTTTCCTTCAGTGGATCTGTAAGAGTCTAATATGTTTAATCTTAATTGTTTAATTAGGCCTGATGATGCGTTAAGTCCTATTTCTGCATCACTGCTCTGTGTTGAACAGCTTGTCTCTGAATGTGTGAGCAGACCGGAAATTAAACCAAAACTCGGAGCTAAAAGAGGCTAAAAAGCTCCACAGAGTTGCTTCAtacactgtttttttgttgataCATTTAATGAATATTTACCTCGTTAAATCTGAGAAATCCAATCTGTGGTCTGTGTTAAGTAAATAAAGCTTTTGAACTTGACTGAGTCAGACCCAGCTGACTGTTGTTGCTCATAAAGTGTGAGAGTCATGGCCGATTTTAGCCGCGTGAACACACAGCGCTCTATTTATAACGCAGCGTAGTGAAGTCTGGCCTGCAGACGGCAGAAAGGTCACAAGTTTGGAGGATAAACGGGAACAACCACGCAGCTGAAATCTGATCTGACATCAGCGTGGCGCTGCTCACACCTGGTTAACATTTCTGTGTGCGCAGGATCGACCAGGAGTGGCAGTATCGCATCTACTGTAAGACCCTGAAGACCTCCGAGCTCAACCTGCTGCATCATTACCTGGAGAGGTCGACGCTGACAGACATTCAGCCGTGCACGGGTAAACACAGCGGACAGGCATGCACAAGTCGTCCAGCGTCCCGGCAGGCGTAcggcacaaaaacagaaataaaatcatCAGATACAGTCACCGGATGAAAAACTGTATGCAACTACAAAATCAGCCACCACTGGACTGTTTAATAACAGAGTTAAGTTTAGTTTTGCTATTTTAGTCATCTTAGGAAGAGTTTAAGGGATGAAGGTTGGGCTGCATCGTTTCCTGAGAGGaccttttaaaatgtcattatGTAAAAAGTTTTTGAGCTTCTTTCAAATGTTTTCGGGTGCATGTTACACTGACTCAATGCGCCATCTGGTGGTACAAAATTGGTACTACACAAAGCTATAGCCAGGCCTTATTTTAATGCCAGCTAATGTGTCCTATCAGATGTTTCTTCAcgttcagtttatttaaatacatGAATTTACAGTAAGCTCTGCTGTAGTTGCTGCTGACGTTGTTGTATACCTGTTAGAGTCAGACCAGCAGCAGTGTCAGGACGTCCAGCAGGATCCCGATGAGGTCAAACTGAGCTTCCAGCTGGAGGGAGAACGCTGGATGGTAAGTTGGTTAAAAGTTTGTGGTTTAAATGTGTCGTAGTTTGCTTTCTCTCAGGAAACCAGAGTGAATAAGAAAAACCATTTGCAGGATTTTCCCCGCGAGCTGCAGTGGATGACCTACCTGAAAGAGTGGCACGTGAGGAGAACGAGAATCCGCCGACTGCCAGACTACCTGGCTCTGTTTACCCAGCTCACCGTTCTGGACATCCCCAAAAACGCCATCACTGAGCTGCCGCCCGAGATTGGTGAGTCATACACAAACCGAGTCTGAACGACCTGAGAGGATGGGAAACGATACCGAAATAATTCCTCCGTCTGTATCCTAAGGTAAACTGATGGTGCTGAGGGAGCTGTACGTCAGCTACAACCGACTGTCCCGAGTTCCTCCGGAGCTTGGGAACTGTGAGAAACTGGAGAGACTCGAGCTCGCGGGAAACCACAACCTGTCCGAGCTGCCGTTTGAGGTGAGAGGCGAGAGGGTCAAGCTGTACATCCATCATCAGTCCCTGACAGCAGCTCAGTGTCACAAAAACTTTAAGATGATGAACTATGTTTGCTTGTTTAGGTGCTTTTAAGGCTCCTCCAT is a genomic window containing:
- the lrrc2 gene encoding leucine-rich repeat-containing protein 2; the protein is MGPERKLDVPVYDLSLIRGMWEVRVKKHRERQKKEKERIEQSALARIDQEWQYRIYCKTLKTSELNLLHHYLERSTLTDIQPCTGKHSGQACTKSDQQQCQDVQQDPDEVKLSFQLEGERWMDFPRELQWMTYLKEWHVRRTRIRRLPDYLALFTQLTVLDIPKNAITELPPEIGKLMVLRELYVSYNRLSRVPPELGNCEKLERLELAGNHNLSELPFELSSLKQLVHLDIAENRFVSIPICALRMTSLQLLDLSNNCMTDLPQDMDRLEQLVTLFIHKNNFTYLPHCLANITTLAMIVVSGDELTCIPTKLCNNPEIKFIRLYDNPASKEKKKKEGVRRRWREQREAEEVKDSGEKEFIEAYISSLQDRDTVPYATTKVSISCLL